The nucleotide window CGTTGGTATTCGAAAATGGGGATATCATCAGCGGCGGAAATTTTCACGGTCAGCCGTTGGCCCTGGCGTTAGATCACGCTAAAATTGCCTTGGCTGAACTGGCCAGCATATCTGAACGGCGGACGTACTTGTTGCTCGAAGGTCATGATGGGTTGCCTGAACTGTTGATGGAAGAGACGGGAATTAATTCCGGATTTATGATTCCGCAATACACCTCGGCGTCACTCGTATCCGAAAATAAAGTGCTTTGTCATCCGTCGTCGGTGGATTCTATTCCCACCAGTTTGGGACAGGAAGATCACGTGAGCATGGGGAGTATCAGCGCATTAAAGCTCCTCGAAGTGTATCAAAATGTAGAACAGGTGTTAGCAATCGAATTGTTTACTGCTGCGCAGGCGTTGGATTTTCGAAAGCCGTTACGACCGGGACGCGGTGTGGAAGTTGCCCATGAGTTTGTCCGTGATGCAATACCGCATGCCGAGGAAGATCACTATTTTAAGGATGATATTAGCAAGGCGGTTGAGCTTCTTCAAAATCGAAGCATGGTGGAGGAAGTGGAAAATGAATTGATTGAGTTAATGTAAGGTTAGTTCCTTAAGCAAGGTCACGACGTGCCGTGACCTTACCATTCAATACAACCAGACATGTATATTTCGGATTCTCTTTTGGGGCTATCTCTTTCATCATTAGTTTTCATCCACCACTTTTAATCCCTCAAAGTCGATATTGAGATTCACTGGTCGTGGAAATGAAATGACATAGGCATCCTCGTGAAAATCGGTCATAATTTGCTGAATATTGGAGGCATCATCGAATTGGTTAAAAACCCCTATCAATACCTCGTAATAGTTTTTCCGTTTGATAATGAAAATCTTTTCGGTAGCATTAGATAAAGAATTATTTAGCCGATCAACGGCATGGTTTCTTACGCGTTGAGCCGGCGATAAATTATATGAGGCAAAAATTTGCACGTAATTTCCGGCTGGTAGTAGTTGGGCTTTTCCTGTTTCTGAGTTTACAGAAACGGGATTAAGTGAGCCTTTAAGATTCCCCAAAGCCAATTTAAGATCATCGATTTGTTGTTCAAGGTTATTCATGCGCACCATCAGGGAATCAATATCCGTCCGATTATTTTGAATGGTTGAATCATGCTGCTGATCATTTTGATCGCTGCGTCCTTCCAATTGATCAAGCTGTGCATTTAGTTTATCAATGCGATCAACCTGAGCCATAAAGAGTTTATAGTCAGATTGACTTAAATCGGCAGGGACTGGTTTCCAGGATGGATGAATAGCTTTGGCTTTTCCAAAGTTGAGGCGAATTCCAGCAGTCAATGAATTAATAAGATCAGAGCCCCAACCTTCGGTTTCGTTATCCAATTCGTTTGATCCAATGTGATAATCGTAATGGGTGAACAGGTCAACGGTATTAGTGAGCTTGTAGGCCAAGCCGCCCCCAAGGTTATAGCTGGAGTTGTGATTAGATATTTCGTCCTCAGAACTGCGATAATTATAGAGATCGTATCCGAGACCGGCGGTTAAAAAGGGATTAAAACGCTCGGTGATCTGGTTAATCATCAACAGTTGGTTTAAGTTGATAATATTGCGAAACGCAATCTGGTTTAGATTCGTCTCAAACGGTCGGTCCAGTCCCCTGATTTGCGTACGTTGATAGCCGAGTTCAAGTGACCATATTGGGGTTAAAGCGTATTGCACCCCGAGGCCAAAAGTGGGGGTGTCTTTAATATTCGTGGTGAAGTTACTTGACAAGAAATACTCATTTCGATTGGTATCACCGAGGCTTGTTCCTCCATTAACGGTTACGCTAACTCTACGAAAATCGTATCCTTGATGGTTTTGTCCCCAGCTAACAAGTGAGATCAACATGAATATGAAAAGCCATATACTCTCTTTCTTTATTGATGAAATCATAATTACTCCCTCCTAAAAAAGCCGTTTTATAATATTGTCTTTGTGATGCCCTCTCTTTTTTTACGGCATCTGATATAAAATCTACACAGAAGAGAGCATATAGTCATGTTTGAATCTTCTAATTATTTGGGCTATTTGTTATTATCATGATTGCAATATAAAAACAGGAATTTGGGTTAATAACACAGCAATATGCCAGTACTAACGAACATCGGATTTTTGGCAACATGTATAGATGAAGGGGCGCAGGGCGAGATCCATCCTCAAAAAAATGCAGCTATAGCCTGGCAGGATGATACTATACAATGGGTGGGGCAGGAAAAGGATCTGCCCGAAAAATATGCTGACGAAAAAGTATTTGATGCTAATGGGAAGATGGTGGTTCCGGGACTGATTGATTGCCACACGCACCTGGCTTTTGGCGGATGGCGTCCCGATGAATTTGCAATGCGGGTGCAGGGTAAAAGTTATCTCGAAATAGCAAAAGCCGGCGGTGGAATTCTTTCTACGGTGAAAGAAACCCGAAAAGCGCCCGAGGATGGGTTGTATGAAAAGGCATCTGAGTTTTTGAAAGAGATGGTCAAGCTGGGGGTAACCACTGTGGAATGCAAGAGTGGATATGGACTTACGGTGGAGGATGAGTTAAAAACATTGCGCGTATATCGTCGGTTGGCTGAGGATCAGGAGCTTGGTATGGTGTCTACTTTTCTGGGTGCCCATACTATTCCACCGGAATATAAAGATGATCGAGAGGGGTACATCAATTTAGTGATTAGCGAGATGATACCCGCGGTGGCTGAGCATAATCTGGCCGAGTTTTGTGATATTTTTACCGAGGAGTCGGCGTTTACGGTTGAGGAGTCGCGACGTATTTTGTTAGCTGCAAAAGCAGCGGGGCTGACGCCCAAGCTACATGCCGATCAGCTGACTTCATGCGGTGGGGCTGAGCTGGCAGCGGAAGTAGAGGCGGCCAGCGCGGATCACTTGGAGAAAATTTCTGATGACGGCATTGAGGCGATGGCAAAAGCTGGTGTTGTGGGCGTGACGCTGCCGCTGGCATCGCTCTACACGCAGGAAGATTTTCTGGATTGTCGCCGTTTGGTGAAAGGAGGAGTGGATGTTGCTGTGGCTACGGATTTTAATCCTGGGTCGGCGCCCAGCTATGATTTGCCACTGGCGATGATGTTAACTTGCAACCAAGGACGGTTGACCCCGGCCGAAGTGCTGAAGGGGGCGACCATTTATGCAGCTAAAGCTATAAAGCGGGATTATAAATTGGGTTCTATAGAGCGGGGAAAACAGGCAGATTTTGCCATTATTGATGCTCCAAATCCAGATTTTTGGATGTATCATTATCGAGGGGCTAACTGCTTGGGGACGTTTGTGAAGGGAGAAAAGTTAGTTTAAAAAAATAACTTACTATTATTTTTCCTTACCCTTATCAGGGTTAAGCAAGCTTAGAAAAGGGGATTCCCCTACAGCATTTTTGGAACTGAATTGGTTATGGTGTCGTAGAACTACGACAATTAAAACCCTAAATAAGAGAGGATGTTATGGCACCAAAAACAATGCGAAAATTAGAGAAGGCTGTAGCGTGGTTTGAAATTCCCGCGAAGAAACTAAGCAGAGCCAAAAAGTTTTATCAGTCTATTTTTGATATTGAAATGCAAGACATGGAAATGGATAATGATTTAAAGATGACCATGTTTCCGGTAGAAGAAGGTGGTGTGGGTGGAGCAATTTGTGAACACAAAGAATTTTATACTCCCAGTCACGAGGGTACGTTGGTTTACATTAGCGCCAATCCTGATCTACAGAAGGTGCTGGATAAAGTAGAACCCAACGGAGGCAAGGTTATCCAGAAGAAGACTATTATTACCGACGAGTATGGGTATATGGCCATTATCGAAGATACGGAAGGGAATCGTATAGCCTTACATTCTAATCATTAAAGAGTTCTGAAATGCTGCCAACAAAAATTGGCAGCATTCTTTTGTTAACAAAATAGTATCGTTAGTATTTACTGCTATTTCATAAACGAATAAATGTACTGTGGTAACAACGATACTCTTTTTCATTGTCGGACTTGTATTGCTAATAGCGGGGGCTGAATTATTGGTACGTGGGGCCTCAACTTTGGCGGCGCGGATAGGAATGACACCCCTCGTTATTGGATTAACGGTGGTAGCCTTTGGCACAAGTGCCCCCGAATTGGCTATCAGTATGCAGTCGGGCCTTGCAGGAGAAGACGCCCTGCTTTTAGGTAATATTATTGGCAGTAATATTTTTAATGTACTCTTTATTTTGGGGGTATCAGCATTGATTACGCCATTGGTTGTCTCAAAAAATCTCATCAAGCTCGATGTGCCATTGATGGTTGGGATCTCGTTTGTGCTGTACTTTTTTGCTTGGGATGGGTTGGTGAGTCGGTTGGAAGGAGGTATCCTTTTTGGGGCTTTGGTTCTGTACGTGGGGTATCTGATTTATGATGCTCAGAAGTCAAATCATTCGTCTTCCATAGAGGATGAATCGTCACAAAATGAAAGATATTCAACTCGTCACTGGTTTTGGGATGGCGTTCTTATTGTTGTGGGATTAGCTTTATTAGTTATAGGAGCTCAATGGCTGGTTGATGGAGCAGTCACCTTTGCCGAATACATCGGAGTGAGCAGCTTGGTAGTGGGGTTGACTATTGTAGCAGCGGGTACGTCTCTTCCAGAGGTGGCAACGTCGATATTGGCAAGTGTTAAGGGGCAACGCGATTTAGCCGTAGGTAATATTGTGGGCAGTAACCTGTTTAATATCATGTGTATTATTGGCCTTACAGCCACGGTTTTGCCCAATGGAATTACTGTGCAGCAGGGCGTTATTGGGTTTGACCTCCCCATAATGATTGCCGCCGCTATAATGTGTCTGCCCATCTTTTTTACCGGCAATGTGATTAGCCGCTGGGAGGGGATCCTCTTTTTGGGATATTACATTGCCTTTACCTTATATTTAATTTTAACGGCAACCGAGCACCATTTGACTCCTTTGTTTAATGCCGCAATGGGATGGTTTGTGCTACCCATGACAATTATTACCGGTATCATAATCCTTATTAAAGAACTTAGAAACAGAACATAATTTTACGCATGTCACAATTAAATCCTATTACTATTGATACTCCACAAACAGCCGATAATGATCCGCGAATCGGTCAATTGTTGGGTGCAAATATTAATAATGATGATACTCCCAAAGTGGTGGTTATAGGATTTCCCTCAGATAAAGGGGTTGCTATTAATGGCGGACGTACCGGCGCGGCAGATGCACCGGAGGCTATTCGGGAGCAGTTATATAAGCTGACGCCCAATCCCGAAAATTATAATGATTTTGTGGATTTGCTTGGTGCTACCCGAGATGTGGGGGATCTGAATATCCATTATGAAGTGGAGGAGGATCAACAGAATTTGGGTAAAGTACTGGCTGGTTATGTTGAGCAGGATATAATTCCCATCATTTTAGGCGGCGGCCACGAAACAGCCTTCGGACATTTTTCGGGATATGCTGAGGCCGGACTGGAAACAGCGATTTTTAACCTGGATGCGCATGCCGATGTGCGTCCGTTGAAAGAGGGAAAAGCACACTCTGGATCGCCCTTTCGTCAGGCGATAGAGCACAAAAGTGAATGTGCCGGAATGTACCTGGTGGCGGGATTGCAGCCCCATTCGGTAGCCCGATCGCATCTGCAATACATACAAAAGTCGGGGGGTGAATATTTGTTGCGGGATGAAACGAATATTACCTCTATTTCAGGTTTTTTTCATCAGCATGAAAACGATCGGCTGATGGTCACCTTCGATATGGACGCGGTGGATCAATCGCAGGCGCCGGGCGTAAGTGCGCCATGTGCCAATGGACTCCCATCCGATTTATGGCTGATTGCCGCGTATTTGGCAGGACGTAACGAGCAGGTAACATCTTTCGATTTATCGGAAGTTAATCCGCGCCACGACCGCGACAACCAAACAGCAAAACTGGCCGCTCTTACCATTTGGAACTTTTTGCTGGGATTAAGTCAGCGGTAATCAACATGGCGTTTGTTAAACCATTAAATGGAATAGGATATGGCTACGTACAAGCAACCTCCCACAACAGTCGAAGAGTTAATAGCCCCTCTGCCCAAGAGATACAAAATATTTCATTGCGTCTTCAGAAAATTATAAGAGATATCCTTCCAGAAGTTGATGAAAATGTCAGTGGTGGCAAAAAAATGGTAATGGCTTTATACAGTTTTGATAACCCTAATATTGTTATTTGCGGGATACAACCAACTGAAACCATGTGTAAATTATTTTTCCATGGCTGGGAGGCATTGAAAAATAAGGATTTGAGATAGAAGGCTCCGGCAAAAATGCCAGGCATATTAAATTACGGACAGAGTCTGATCTTCAGCCAGAAATTATTCAAGAGATGCTTGTAATCGCAAAAAATGAATTGAGATCTGTATTGTAATTGTATGGGTATGTAAAGTACTATGAAGGGTATCTGCATAAATACGGTGCAATTACTGTGTAATCACTTTACATAGTATTATGGTGTGGGAGTTGGCGAAATAAACCGGGATGGAACCTTTGCTTGAGGTTTTATGGTTAATGCTGCATTGTTGACAATCCATAAACAGATAAAAGGGTTTCATGTATATATTTCGGCAAGAGCAGATATTAGATACGTCAGCAGATCAGCTTTGGCAGTTTATATCTCATCCGGCAAATCTAAATGAGATTACACCCCCGGAATTGGATTTTACGATTATCAGTGATGTTCCGGATAAAATGTATAATGGTATGTTGGTTGAATATGATGTGAAGCTTCCACTGCTGGGGCATTCGGAATGGGTGACCGAAATCAAGCATGTTGTTCCTGGAAAAGAGTTTGTTGATGAGCAGCGGATTGGTCCGTATCGTTTTTGGTATCACCACCACAAAATAGAAGAAGCTCAGTCAGGGGTAAAAATGATTGATCAAGTAAGCTATGTACCACCCTATGGTATATTAGGCAAGGTGGTAAATAGATTGCTGATCAGAAATAAGCTGCGCGATATTTTTGACTACCGAAAACAAGTACTACACCAACGGTATAATTATAGGAAAGCAGAAATGGAACAAGGGGATATGAAAAACCCGCAAAGGTTTTAAAACTTAGCGGGGTAATTATCAAATGATAAAGCTTAACGTGTCATGCTGAACTCGTTTCAGCATCTATAATTGTAGATCCCGAAACAAGTTCGGGATGACATGAAATCTACGCTAAGGCTTAATCTTGATATCGATTTTCTCTGTGGGGTCTTGTTCCTGGTTACGGATAGCCAGTTGCTGAATCACATTATTTGACAGCTCCACAAATTTTTGGGCCGATGTTGTTCCCATATCTCCTAACACAATGGGTTTGCCTTCGTCACTGCTTTCACGCACTTTTTGCTCCAGCGGGATTTCTCCAAGAAAGTTCGTACCCATGCGCTCAGCAAGATTGCGAACCCCATGCTTGCCAAAGATGTGATATTTTTTCTCCGGCATATCTTCGGGAATGAAATAAGCCATATTTTCGACCATTCCCAGCACAGGAACATTTACTTTCTTAAACATTGCGACACCTTTTCGGGCATCGTCAAGGGCAACGTCCTGTGGCGTAGAAACAATAACCGCTCCCGTTAAGGGTACGGTTTGTACCAGTGTAAGCTGGATATCTCCGGTTCCGGGAGGTAAGTCAAGTACCATATAATCCAGTTCGCCCCATTCCACCTCATTCATAAATTGTTTAACAGCACTCGTCACCATAGGTCCCCGCCAAATCATGGCCTGGTCGGGATCGACGAGCATACCCATGGACAGAAAGCGGACGCCGTATTTTTCTTTAGGGATAAGTTTCTTTTTCGTAGTAATATTAGGTCGGCCGTGGGCATCCATCATGGTAGGGATGCTCGGGCCGTAAATATCGGTATCCAGCAGGCCCACTTTTGCACCAGTACGGGCCAATCCGCAAGCCAGGTTTACGGCTACCGTAGATTTTCCAACGCCGCCTTTGCCCGAAGCGACAGCAATAATATTCTTAACGCCTGAGAGTACCTCATCATCACCTTGCTCTTGTTTCTCTTCACGCTTTTTGCGGTGGCCCTGACCCGGGAATTCGCCTTTATCTTCGTTGTTGCGGAATTTTGAAATGTTGACCGCGGTGGTGATATCCAAAACAGCATTTTCATCCACAAACTTACGGATAGCATCTTCGCACAATTCCTTGAGCTTGGATTCCAGCTTGGGATCTTTTTCCGGAAGGTCAATTGTAAAGGTGATGAACGAATCCTGGATAATCAGATCTTCAATCATATCCAGGGTAACCAGATCCTTGTCCATCTCTGGGTGCATTACATGCGTTAGAGCCGTGCGAACTTGCTGCTTATTAATGGCCATGTGTTAAAATATCTTCGATTGGGGCTAAATTTTTCAGTCTTGAAAGATAAGGATTTCTTGCCAGATGCTAAACGGTTTTTGAGGAAAAAGAATTCAGTTAATAATACGGATTGGAAGGAATGGGTGGCTCTTACACTTTTCTTATACACTAACTTCTTATCCCAGTGCTTTGCTTCGGGATGCAAGAACTATCCCTTCCGCAGCAGAGCAGCGGAAGGAGAAAAAGTCATAGGTTGTTGGAGATAATCAAAGTAAAATGAGTAACAGAATACATTCTCTATTCTATTATGAAATCCGTATTTTGGGCGACTGAAAAGTTTAAATAATACGAAAGTATAACATAACCATGCTGAAACGAACGCCCTTTTATGATCTCCATGAACAAGCCGGAGCGAAACTCATTGACTTTGGCGGATTTGAGATGCCCGTACAGTATGACAGTATCCGCAAAGAACATAACGCCGTACGTGAAAAGGTGGGTATGTTTGATGTGTCGCATATGGGCGAATTTTATGTAACCGGCGATGAGGCACTGGATTTAATTCAGCACGTTACTATTAATGATGCCTCAAAGTTGGTCCCCGGCAAGGCGCAGTACTCTGCCATGTGTTATGAGGACGGTGGGATTGTCGATGATCTGCTGGTGTATATGCTCGATGAACATGAATACATTCTGGTGGTAAATGCATCAAATATTGAAAAGGATTTTGACTGGATTGATCAAAACAATTCATTTGATGCTGAGCTTGCGAACCTTTCTGATGATACGTGCCTGTTGGCTGTGCAGGGGCCCAAAGCCGTGGAAACATTGCAAAAACTGACGGATACCGATCTTTCAGCCATTAAGTTTTATACTTTTGAACTGGGCACGCTGGCCGGTTTTGATGATGTGACACTTTCGGCTACTGGCTATACGGGCGAAAAGGGATTTGAGCTTTATTTTAACAAGGATAATGTTGATCCCGAAGCCATTTGGAATGCTATCATGGAAGCCGGATCAGCGTTTGGAATTG belongs to Fodinibius sp. Rm-B-1B1-1 and includes:
- a CDS encoding formimidoylglutamase, with product MSQLNPITIDTPQTADNDPRIGQLLGANINNDDTPKVVVIGFPSDKGVAINGGRTGAADAPEAIREQLYKLTPNPENYNDFVDLLGATRDVGDLNIHYEVEEDQQNLGKVLAGYVEQDIIPIILGGGHETAFGHFSGYAEAGLETAIFNLDAHADVRPLKEGKAHSGSPFRQAIEHKSECAGMYLVAGLQPHSVARSHLQYIQKSGGEYLLRDETNITSISGFFHQHENDRLMVTFDMDAVDQSQAPGVSAPCANGLPSDLWLIAAYLAGRNEQVTSFDLSEVNPRHDRDNQTAKLAALTIWNFLLGLSQR
- a CDS encoding calcium/sodium antiporter; its protein translation is MVTTILFFIVGLVLLIAGAELLVRGASTLAARIGMTPLVIGLTVVAFGTSAPELAISMQSGLAGEDALLLGNIIGSNIFNVLFILGVSALITPLVVSKNLIKLDVPLMVGISFVLYFFAWDGLVSRLEGGILFGALVLYVGYLIYDAQKSNHSSSIEDESSQNERYSTRHWFWDGVLIVVGLALLVIGAQWLVDGAVTFAEYIGVSSLVVGLTIVAAGTSLPEVATSILASVKGQRDLAVGNIVGSNLFNIMCIIGLTATVLPNGITVQQGVIGFDLPIMIAAAIMCLPIFFTGNVISRWEGILFLGYYIAFTLYLILTATEHHLTPLFNAAMGWFVLPMTIITGIIILIKELRNRT
- the gcvT gene encoding glycine cleavage system aminomethyltransferase GcvT, whose protein sequence is MLKRTPFYDLHEQAGAKLIDFGGFEMPVQYDSIRKEHNAVREKVGMFDVSHMGEFYVTGDEALDLIQHVTINDASKLVPGKAQYSAMCYEDGGIVDDLLVYMLDEHEYILVVNASNIEKDFDWIDQNNSFDAELANLSDDTCLLAVQGPKAVETLQKLTDTDLSAIKFYTFELGTLAGFDDVTLSATGYTGEKGFELYFNKDNVDPEAIWNAIMEAGSAFGIEPCGLGARDTLRLEKGFALYGNDITKDTHPLEARMGWLTKLDKGDFIGRDALVEAKEEGLDRKLVGLTIDDKRSIPRKGYTIFDEDDNEIGFVTSGSRSITLGTNIAMGYVSVDYAEEGETVCVEIRNKKAKATVTKPPFVK
- a CDS encoding VOC family protein, with amino-acid sequence MAPKTMRKLEKAVAWFEIPAKKLSRAKKFYQSIFDIEMQDMEMDNDLKMTMFPVEEGGVGGAICEHKEFYTPSHEGTLVYISANPDLQKVLDKVEPNGGKVIQKKTIITDEYGYMAIIEDTEGNRIALHSNH
- a CDS encoding SRPBCC family protein; translated protein: MYIFRQEQILDTSADQLWQFISHPANLNEITPPELDFTIISDVPDKMYNGMLVEYDVKLPLLGHSEWVTEIKHVVPGKEFVDEQRIGPYRFWYHHHKIEEAQSGVKMIDQVSYVPPYGILGKVVNRLLIRNKLRDIFDYRKQVLHQRYNYRKAEMEQGDMKNPQRF
- the hutI gene encoding imidazolonepropionase → MPVLTNIGFLATCIDEGAQGEIHPQKNAAIAWQDDTIQWVGQEKDLPEKYADEKVFDANGKMVVPGLIDCHTHLAFGGWRPDEFAMRVQGKSYLEIAKAGGGILSTVKETRKAPEDGLYEKASEFLKEMVKLGVTTVECKSGYGLTVEDELKTLRVYRRLAEDQELGMVSTFLGAHTIPPEYKDDREGYINLVISEMIPAVAEHNLAEFCDIFTEESAFTVEESRRILLAAKAAGLTPKLHADQLTSCGGAELAAEVEAASADHLEKISDDGIEAMAKAGVVGVTLPLASLYTQEDFLDCRRLVKGGVDVAVATDFNPGSAPSYDLPLAMMLTCNQGRLTPAEVLKGATIYAAKAIKRDYKLGSIERGKQADFAIIDAPNPDFWMYHYRGANCLGTFVKGEKLV
- a CDS encoding porin family protein translates to MISSIKKESIWLFIFMLISLVSWGQNHQGYDFRRVSVTVNGGTSLGDTNRNEYFLSSNFTTNIKDTPTFGLGVQYALTPIWSLELGYQRTQIRGLDRPFETNLNQIAFRNIINLNQLLMINQITERFNPFLTAGLGYDLYNYRSSEDEISNHNSSYNLGGGLAYKLTNTVDLFTHYDYHIGSNELDNETEGWGSDLINSLTAGIRLNFGKAKAIHPSWKPVPADLSQSDYKLFMAQVDRIDKLNAQLDQLEGRSDQNDQQHDSTIQNNRTDIDSLMVRMNNLEQQIDDLKLALGNLKGSLNPVSVNSETGKAQLLPAGNYVQIFASYNLSPAQRVRNHAVDRLNNSLSNATEKIFIIKRKNYYEVLIGVFNQFDDASNIQQIMTDFHEDAYVISFPRPVNLNIDFEGLKVVDEN
- a CDS encoding Mrp/NBP35 family ATP-binding protein, which codes for MAINKQQVRTALTHVMHPEMDKDLVTLDMIEDLIIQDSFITFTIDLPEKDPKLESKLKELCEDAIRKFVDENAVLDITTAVNISKFRNNEDKGEFPGQGHRKKREEKQEQGDDEVLSGVKNIIAVASGKGGVGKSTVAVNLACGLARTGAKVGLLDTDIYGPSIPTMMDAHGRPNITTKKKLIPKEKYGVRFLSMGMLVDPDQAMIWRGPMVTSAVKQFMNEVEWGELDYMVLDLPPGTGDIQLTLVQTVPLTGAVIVSTPQDVALDDARKGVAMFKKVNVPVLGMVENMAYFIPEDMPEKKYHIFGKHGVRNLAERMGTNFLGEIPLEQKVRESSDEGKPIVLGDMGTTSAQKFVELSNNVIQQLAIRNQEQDPTEKIDIKIKP